In one Pseudomonas sp. Bout1 genomic region, the following are encoded:
- the lnt gene encoding apolipoprotein N-acyltransferase, protein MRRLTAPGWPGNLLAVVAGAITTLALAPFDFWPFALVAVGFFYAGLRELTPRQALGRGWCFGFGLFGAGTSWIYYSIHHFGGASVLLAGMLMLVFTAAIAWFFALPAWLWARWLRRNEAPLADALAFAALWVGQEAFRGWFLTGFPWLYSGYSQLDGPLTGLAPLGGMWLISFALALTAALICNLPRLLAGKRNLFIGAGLLLLVAPWAIGLALKHHAWTTPSGPPLTVAAIQGNVEQSMKWDPEQLNAQLALYRDMSFSSKPVDLLVWPETAVPVLKESVEGYLGMMGKFAADRHTALITGVPIRQEVHHQKRFFNGITVVGEGDGTYLKQKLVPFGEYVPLQDMLRGLIAFFDLPMSDFARGPADQALLQAKGYQIAPFICYEVVYPEFAASLSARSDLLLTISNDTWFGRSIGPLQHLQMAQMRALEAGRWMIRATNNGVTGLINPYGQITVQIPQFERGILYGEVVPMHNLTPYLEWRSWPLIILCLGLFGWALLAGRMSKTV, encoded by the coding sequence ATGCGCCGTCTGACCGCACCCGGCTGGCCCGGTAACCTGCTGGCCGTGGTAGCCGGCGCCATCACCACCCTGGCGCTGGCGCCGTTCGACTTCTGGCCGTTTGCGCTGGTGGCGGTCGGGTTCTTTTATGCGGGATTGCGCGAGCTGACACCACGCCAGGCCTTGGGCCGTGGCTGGTGCTTCGGTTTCGGCCTGTTTGGCGCCGGCACCAGCTGGATCTACTACAGCATCCACCACTTCGGCGGCGCCTCGGTGCTGCTGGCGGGCATGCTGATGCTGGTATTTACCGCTGCCATTGCCTGGTTCTTTGCCCTGCCTGCCTGGCTCTGGGCGCGCTGGCTGCGGCGCAATGAAGCGCCATTGGCTGATGCGCTGGCCTTCGCGGCATTGTGGGTTGGCCAGGAAGCGTTTCGTGGCTGGTTCCTCACCGGCTTCCCCTGGCTCTACTCCGGTTACAGCCAGCTCGACGGCCCGCTCACCGGCCTCGCGCCGCTGGGTGGCATGTGGCTGATTTCCTTTGCCCTGGCACTGACCGCCGCCCTGATCTGCAACCTGCCGCGCCTGCTCGCGGGCAAGCGCAACCTGTTCATCGGTGCTGGCTTGCTGCTGTTGGTGGCGCCATGGGCCATCGGCCTGGCGCTCAAGCATCACGCCTGGACCACTCCCTCCGGCCCACCGCTGACCGTGGCGGCCATCCAGGGCAACGTGGAACAAAGCATGAAGTGGGACCCCGAGCAGCTCAATGCGCAGCTCGCGCTGTACCGCGACATGAGCTTCAGCTCAAAGCCCGTAGACCTGCTGGTATGGCCGGAGACCGCGGTGCCGGTGCTCAAGGAATCCGTCGAAGGTTATCTGGGCATGATGGGCAAGTTCGCCGCCGACCGGCACACTGCACTGATCACCGGCGTACCGATTCGCCAGGAAGTGCATCACCAGAAGCGCTTCTTCAATGGCATCACCGTGGTGGGCGAAGGCGACGGCACCTACCTGAAGCAGAAGCTGGTGCCGTTTGGCGAGTACGTGCCGCTGCAGGACATGTTGCGCGGCTTGATTGCATTCTTTGACCTGCCGATGTCGGACTTCGCCCGCGGCCCAGCCGACCAGGCCTTGCTGCAAGCCAAGGGCTATCAGATTGCGCCGTTCATTTGCTATGAAGTGGTGTACCCGGAGTTCGCTGCCAGCCTGTCGGCCCGCAGCGATTTGTTGCTGACCATCAGCAACGACACGTGGTTCGGCCGGTCCATCGGCCCGCTGCAGCATTTGCAGATGGCCCAGATGCGCGCCCTGGAAGCCGGCCGCTGGATGATTCGCGCCACCAACAACGGCGTCACCGGCCTGATCAACCCCTACGGGCAGATCACCGTGCAGATCCCGCAGTTTGAACGCGGGATCCTCTACGGCGAAGTGGTGCCGATGCACAACCTCACGCCGTACCTGGAATGGCGCTCGTGGCCGTTGATCATCCTGTGCCTTGGCCTGTTTGGCTGGGCGCTGTTGGCGGGCCGGATGTCCAAGACGGTTTAA